Genomic DNA from Nitrospira sp.:
GCTCCTGAAACGAGCGTGATGCGACCAACCCTTCCGCATATCCATCAGGTGAGTTTGTCTGACGGCGGCGTGCCGAAGTTGGCCGTCTCCACGGCGCATGTCACCGTGAGTGGATTGGCCGGTGATCGTCAACGCAACCGGAAGTATCATGGCGGAGCCGACCGGGCGGTCTGTCTGTATTCACTGGAGGTGATAGAGGCCTTGCGGGCAGAAGGTCATTCGATTGCGCCTGGTTCCTCCGGAGAGAATTTGACCCTGGCGGGACTCGAGTGGACGCAGGTACGGCCGGGCGACCGACTGACGATTGGCGGAACAGTGCAGTTGGAGATCACGAGTTATACGACACCCTGTCGGCTCAACGGACAGTGGTTCAAAGATGGAGATTACGGGCGGATCGCGCAGGCTGCCTACCCAGGATGGAGCCGATTATATGCACGAGTTCTCCGTGAAGGGACTGTCACCCAGAGTGATGCTGTGGTTGTAGAATGGCTGCATGGAGAGTGAACGGGCAGGAGTGTGCGATTGGCGAGGAGCATGAGATGCAACGTACGTTGGAACCGGAGCTGATGGAGGATGTTGCGCAGGCCCGTGCCTATGCGCAGGCGGATTTTGCCGAAGAGAATCAGGGATTCGTGGATCGGTTTCGCGACTATTTTCCTGACTGGAGTTCGGGGCATGTCGTCGATCTCGGTTGCGGGCCGGGCGATATTGCCATCCGCTTCCTCCGAGCCTACCCTGAAGCGCGGGTCACGGCGGTAGATGCCAGCCGCCCGATGCTTGATCTGGCGGCCGAGGCGGTGGCCGAAGCCGGGTTGACG
This window encodes:
- a CDS encoding MOSC domain-containing protein, giving the protein MMRPTLPHIHQVSLSDGGVPKLAVSTAHVTVSGLAGDRQRNRKYHGGADRAVCLYSLEVIEALRAEGHSIAPGSSGENLTLAGLEWTQVRPGDRLTIGGTVQLEITSYTTPCRLNGQWFKDGDYGRIAQAAYPGWSRLYARVLREGTVTQSDAVVVEWLHGE